From a single Mus caroli chromosome X, CAROLI_EIJ_v1.1, whole genome shotgun sequence genomic region:
- the Dlg3 gene encoding disks large homolog 3 isoform X7, which produces MMNSSMSSGSGSLRTSEKRSLYVRALFDYDRTRDSCLPSQGLSFSYGDILHVINASDDEWWQARLVTPHGESEQIGVIPSKKRVEKKERARLKTVKFHARTGMIESNRSIKTKRKKSFRLSRKFPFYKSKENMAQENSIQEQGVTSNTSDSESSSKGQEDAILSYEPVTRQEIHYARPVIILGPMKDRVNDDLISEFPHKFGSCVPHTTRPRRDNEVDGQDYHFVVSREQMEKDIQDNKFIEAGQFNDNLYGTSIQSVRAVAERGKHCILDVSGNAIKRLQQAQLYPIAIFIKPKSIEALMEMNRRQTYEQANKIFDKAMKLEQEFGEYFTAIVQGDSLEEIYNKIKQIIEDQSGHYIWVPSPEKL; this is translated from the exons GGCCCTGTTTGATTATGATCGGACTCGTGACAGCTGCCTACCAAGCCAGGGACTCAGTTTCTCTTATGGTGACATTCTGCACGTCATTAACGCCTCTGATGATGAGTGGTGGCAAGCAAGGCTGGTGACTCCTCATGGAGAGAGTGAACAGATCGGTGTGATCCCTAGTAAAAAGAG GGTGGAAAAGAAAGAGCGAGCTCGATTGAAAACTGTGAAGTTCCATGCCAGGACAGGGATGATTGAGTCTAATCGG TCGATCAAAACGAAACGTAAAAAGAGTTTTCGCCTCTCTCGAAAGTTTCCATTTTACAAGAGCAAAGAAAACATGGCCCAGGAGAACAGCATACAGGAAC AGGGAGTGACATCCAACACCAGTGACAGCGAAAGCAGTTCCA AAGGACAAGAGGATGCTATTTTGTCATATGAGCCAGTGACACGACAAGAAA TTCACTATGCCAGGCCTGTGATCATCTTGGGCCCAATGAAGGACCGAGTCAATGATGACCTCATCTCTGAGTTCCCGCATAAATTTGGATCCTGTGTGCCAC ATACCACCCGGCCTCGGCGTGATAACGAGGTAGATGGACAGGATTACCACTTTGTGGTTTCCCGGGAACAAATGGAGAAGGATATTCAGGACAACAAGTTCATTGAGGCGGGCCAGTTCAATGATAATCTCTATGGGACCAGCATCCAGTCTGTGCGGGCAGTTGCAGAGAGG GGCAAGCACTGCATCTTAGATGTCTCCGGCAACGCCATAAAGAGACTGCAGCAAGCACAACTTTACCCCATTGCCATTTTCATCAAGCCCAAGTCCATTGAAGCACTTAT GGAAATGAACCGACGGCAGACATACGAACAAGCAAATAAGATCTTTGATAAAGCCATGAAACTGGAGCAAGAATTTGGAGAATACTTTACAG CCATTGTACAGGGTGACTCACTGGAAGAGATTtataacaaaatcaaacaaatcatTGAGGACCAGTCTGGGCACTACATTTGGGTCCCATCCCCTGAAAAACTCTGA